In Helicobacter bilis, a genomic segment contains:
- a CDS encoding ATP-binding protein — translation MKCEVIIIENDFSGQVDKVQLDSFSADIKAVLLREDYDFVGIKELGFFVLFDSNADNKLHIDRQGYKASKEEDVSISLMKSRLNNVINKYIVDSKFLGINARFYLGINCTQTLHDRLNGIDTKSNLATMKQQQGEDKASINLKLETPRYKMGQIELDKKTRKSIEETILLVRKQGLIYDEWGFKEVDGIAKTIINFHGKPGTGKTMSAHIIADALDKKIINSNYADIESKYVGDAPKNLVAAFDLAQKHDAVLFFDEADSFLGKRISNVTQGSEQAMNALRSELLKLLEDRPVIVIFATNLLDNYDKAFHSRILQSVEFKLPNKKQRIAIIKKHIPAKLYEKGAKELDEDELEKLSEIADGFSGREIKNSVLNGLIKAAKEDTLPTFLHFKKAFKKYKEEFDKSHESENKRKELGNQVRKNLKKGNYKMVKEKKYGK, via the coding sequence ATGAAGTGTGAAGTTATAATTATAGAAAATGACTTTTCTGGGCAAGTCGATAAAGTGCAGTTAGATAGCTTTTCTGCGGATATTAAGGCAGTGCTATTAAGAGAAGATTACGATTTTGTTGGGATTAAAGAGTTAGGCTTCTTTGTGCTATTTGATAGTAATGCAGATAATAAACTACATATCGACAGGCAAGGCTATAAGGCAAGTAAGGAAGAAGATGTTAGCATATCCCTTATGAAAAGTAGGCTAAATAATGTAATCAATAAATACATAGTAGATTCTAAATTTTTAGGCATAAATGCTAGATTCTATCTAGGTATAAACTGCACGCAGACTTTACACGATAGATTAAATGGCATAGATACAAAATCTAATCTAGCCACCATGAAGCAGCAGCAAGGTGAAGATAAAGCTAGTATAAATCTAAAGCTAGAAACTCCACGCTATAAAATGGGACAAATAGAGTTGGATAAAAAGACTAGAAAAAGCATTGAAGAAACCATTTTGCTTGTGCGAAAGCAGGGTTTAATCTATGATGAATGGGGCTTTAAAGAAGTAGATGGTATCGCAAAAACCATTATCAATTTTCATGGGAAGCCTGGGACTGGTAAAACAATGAGTGCGCATATTATCGCAGATGCACTGGATAAAAAGATTATAAATAGCAATTATGCAGATATAGAATCTAAATATGTAGGCGATGCACCTAAGAATCTAGTAGCAGCCTTTGACTTAGCACAAAAGCATGATGCCGTGCTATTTTTTGATGAAGCAGATAGCTTTTTAGGGAAGCGAATCTCAAATGTAACTCAAGGCTCAGAACAAGCTATGAATGCCCTAAGAAGCGAGCTTTTAAAACTTTTAGAAGATCGACCTGTGATAGTTATATTTGCGACAAACTTGCTTGATAACTACGATAAAGCATTTCATAGCAGGATTTTGCAGTCAGTTGAGTTTAAATTGCCAAATAAAAAGCAAAGGATAGCCATTATTAAAAAGCATATCCCTGCTAAACTTTATGAGAAAGGAGCAAAAGAGCTAGATGAAGATGAGTTAGAAAAATTGAGTGAAATTGCAGATGGATTTTCTGGGCGTGAGATTAAAAACTCTGTGTTAAATGGGCTTATTAAAGCGGCAAAAGAGGATACACTTCCTACTTTTTTACATTTTAAAAAGGCGTTTAAGAAGTATAAAGAAGAGTTTGATAAATCTCATGAGTCTGAAAACAAACGGAAAGAGTTAGGAAATCAAGTAAGAAAAAACCTAAAAAAAGGTAATTACAAAATGGTTAAGGAGAAAAAATATGGTAAATAA
- a CDS encoding YkgJ family cysteine cluster protein produces MTCNFPCTQCGICCKNISHIMELQAFDLGNGVCKYLDLDSNMCKIYDNRPEICNIESMYEKHFYRFYTKEEFIRLNIESCNAMQERFGIEDRFRIK; encoded by the coding sequence TTGACTTGTAATTTTCCTTGCACGCAATGTGGGATATGTTGCAAAAATATCTCACACATCATGGAGTTACAAGCATTTGATTTAGGCAATGGGGTGTGTAAATACTTGGATTTAGATTCTAATATGTGTAAGATTTATGACAATAGACCAGAGATTTGCAATATAGAATCTATGTATGAAAAGCATTTCTATAGATTCTATACAAAAGAAGAATTTATACGACTAAATATAGAATCTTGTAATGCCATGCAAGAGCGTTTTGGGATAGAGGATAGGTTTAGGATTAAATAG
- a CDS encoding YkgJ family cysteine cluster protein, protein MKEIHNTGFPCTSCGACCKNIAGIKELESYDLGNGVCRFLDSNNMCSIYDSRPSICRVDIMFEKVYFKHYSKEEFYRLNVEACKTLQEKESVKDELRL, encoded by the coding sequence ATGAAAGAGATTCATAATACAGGTTTTCCATGCACTAGTTGTGGTGCGTGTTGTAAAAATATAGCTGGTATCAAGGAGTTAGAATCTTATGATTTAGGCAATGGTGTATGCAGGTTTTTAGATTCTAATAATATGTGCAGTATTTATGATTCTCGTCCTAGTATTTGCAGGGTGGATATAATGTTTGAAAAAGTGTATTTCAAGCATTATAGTAAGGAAGAGTTTTACAGGCTAAATGTAGAAGCTTGTAAAACTTTGCAGGAAAAAGAGTCGGTAAAAGATGAGTTAAGATTGTAG
- a CDS encoding response regulator codes for MNERLKEIEILKQLTILYAEDDYTARQTLASILEDYFGNVMVAKDGLEAWEIFQANHIDIVLTDIVMPRFDGIKLMRQIRYNAKKDIPIVLISALTETHYFLEAIKLGCNGYLLKPIKIDELTDTLHNAVLPFAQNKIIEMQNQLLLALNTLFGGKKVEIVQYLFTHCDNEQIFYGTHDEIAEHLNTTRQTVAQCFKDLTQKGLLQKIRNKAYKLGHIEDFTHTTILESNYDEEQI; via the coding sequence ATGAACGAGAGATTAAAAGAGATTGAGATTCTAAAACAGCTCACAATCCTTTATGCAGAAGATGACTATACAGCAAGGCAGACACTTGCTTCAATATTGGAGGATTATTTTGGCAATGTTATGGTTGCAAAAGATGGGTTAGAAGCATGGGAGATATTTCAGGCAAATCATATTGATATTGTTTTGACAGATATTGTCATGCCACGCTTTGATGGCATAAAGCTTATGCGTCAAATCCGATATAATGCGAAGAAAGATATACCTATCGTGCTTATTAGTGCTTTGACAGAGACGCATTACTTTCTTGAGGCAATTAAGCTTGGTTGCAATGGCTATTTATTAAAACCTATAAAAATAGACGAGCTGACAGATACGCTACATAATGCGGTATTGCCCTTTGCACAAAATAAAATTATTGAAATGCAAAATCAATTACTTCTAGCCCTAAATACACTTTTTGGTGGTAAAAAGGTAGAAATCGTGCAGTATCTCTTCACACATTGTGATAATGAACAAATCTTTTATGGCACACATGATGAGATTGCCGAACATTTAAATACGACACGACAAACTGTGGCACAATGCTTTAAAGATTTAACTCAAAAAGGCTTGCTACAAAAGATTCGAAACAAAGCCTATAAACTAGGACATATAGAAGATTTTACACATACAACCATATTAGAATCTAATTACGATGAGGAGCAAATATGA
- a CDS encoding sensor histidine kinase, with protein MQSHNQFGIANNMGNSRLGFTFYAKFLPFVFSIGLFTLFLVAYLSIKGLKDDFDGSVPEPLSELSLLNDFQSQYMLETIDILQDNPKGTKTYATSFYQWSLYKNLSQSLNEQRGVFSFLRHIYKTTFLTKQNEMILAYQKKKQQLVEEVEKTITLEAANILKADRDLLYEHAKKVNSISANIINTQVALHTLEKEITDHFHNATIGLLCMITLLVFIIVVCIDIVVIGFIRRLNQYLEEQFNNATADLRKLNAHLQNEIAKKVEDIRKKDIAIYAQSKLAAMGEMVQNIAHQWRNPLNSLGLVMQDIQQKFNRNSLTKEILNKHITTSLALADNMSNTIDIFHNFFRLDNSFEHFDIKDAIHEVVVIYEPLLQALNIQIHIEYDTQEEYRIFGNKHAFMQIVLVLLGNIKDVFAERKIKNPYCFITLGKKDSILRLDIYDNAGGINPHIIDRIFDIYVTTKKMGTGIGLYMAKEMLTKYLQGNIHAKNITFNYNGEYCKGALFVLELQLNDTMEGEVDNEREIKRD; from the coding sequence ATGCAAAGTCATAATCAATTTGGTATAGCAAATAATATGGGTAATAGCCGTTTGGGTTTTACCTTTTATGCGAAGTTTCTGCCTTTTGTTTTTTCTATCGGGCTTTTTACATTATTTCTTGTCGCATATTTATCGATTAAGGGGTTAAAAGATGATTTTGATGGGAGTGTGCCAGAGCCATTGAGTGAATTAAGCCTATTAAATGACTTTCAAAGTCAATATATGCTTGAAACAATTGATATACTACAAGATAATCCAAAAGGGACTAAAACCTATGCTACAAGCTTTTATCAATGGAGTCTTTATAAAAATCTCTCACAATCTTTAAATGAGCAAAGAGGTGTATTTAGCTTTTTAAGACATATTTATAAAACTACTTTTTTAACAAAACAAAATGAAATGATTCTAGCATATCAAAAGAAAAAGCAACAATTGGTGGAAGAAGTAGAAAAAACCATTACCCTTGAGGCAGCAAATATCCTAAAAGCAGATAGAGATCTCTTATACGAACATGCAAAAAAGGTAAATAGCATTAGTGCAAATATCATTAATACACAAGTTGCCCTGCATACACTTGAAAAAGAAATAACAGATCATTTTCACAATGCAACAATAGGGCTATTATGTATGATAACACTGCTTGTATTTATTATTGTTGTATGTATTGATATTGTTGTGATTGGTTTTATCCGCCGATTAAATCAGTATTTAGAAGAGCAGTTTAATAATGCAACGGCAGATTTACGCAAATTAAACGCACATTTGCAAAATGAAATCGCAAAAAAAGTAGAAGATATACGCAAAAAAGATATAGCCATATACGCACAATCAAAACTTGCAGCAATGGGAGAAATGGTGCAAAATATCGCACATCAATGGAGAAATCCGCTAAACTCGCTAGGCTTAGTCATGCAGGATATACAACAAAAATTTAATAGAAACTCTCTTACAAAAGAGATATTAAATAAGCATATAACAACCTCTCTAGCACTCGCAGATAATATGAGTAATACCATTGATATTTTTCACAATTTCTTCCGCTTAGATAATAGTTTTGAGCACTTTGATATAAAAGACGCAATTCATGAAGTAGTCGTTATTTATGAGCCATTATTACAAGCCTTAAACATACAGATACATATCGAATATGATACACAAGAAGAATATAGAATCTTTGGCAATAAACATGCGTTTATGCAGATTGTGCTTGTGCTACTTGGCAATATAAAAGATGTGTTTGCTGAAAGAAAGATAAAAAATCCATATTGCTTTATCACACTTGGAAAAAAAGATTCTATCCTGCGTTTAGATATATATGATAATGCGGGTGGGATTAATCCACATATTATTGATAGAATCTTTGATATTTATGTTACAACAAAAAAGATGGGAACAGGCATAGGACTCTATATGGCAAAAGAAATGCTAACAAAATATTTACAAGGCAATATCCATGCTAAAAACATCACCTTTAATTATAATGGCGAGTATTGTAAAGGGGCATTATTTGTGCTAGAATTGCAGCTTAATGACACGATGGAGGGAGAAGTCGACAATGAACGAGAGATTAAAAGAGATTGA
- a CDS encoding M3 family oligoendopeptidase, whose protein sequence is MAKDSMNNKESIETKDKGTKEILKKEKVAPNELGRDKKDLKSPKDKKQDSKPKDSKISDKKAKIVEKKALPKTLDFDLNALFKDEESLESFAKELDKKLQNFNDNYAGKLSTLKTEEFSKALQTYDSLSEGLGSIMTYVFLKFAIDSKKYGALYADYEMKCNAMYAKVMFFELEFADLDSTKMNEFIKANEKYAFFLQTIEANKKYKLSLKEEQILLNVSPVGVDAFSRLFDESFANMRFKGVLNDEEIGEEEILGFLHVRNRKLRKLAQKNFTKGLRKNSHLLTYILNMVRKDVAITQNLRGYEKPESFRHISNQTTQESVDSMIDCVNANMNLVHGYYRVKSQLLGHKLKDYDRYAPLGLTKENSKKAEVEFQDALYDTLESFYKFSPRFYEIAKEAIFNGWIDSHPKPAKRGGAFSHGSVPSAHPYVMLNFTGNRRDAFTIAHELGHAIHQELSKIQGTLNHDTPLTTAETASVFAEMLLFDSMKKTLKGRDLLDIYAGKIEDIFSTLFRQIVMTNFERAIHEREGELKSEDFDRIWLDENKKMFGDSVHLTKKYAKWWSYIPHFIHSPFYCYAYSYGQLLVLALFGLYKRSEDKEKFIQTYIDFLSAGGSKSPRDLILTFGFDVNESAFWEIGMNEVKNLLSEFEDLLNNTRL, encoded by the coding sequence ATGGCAAAAGATTCCATGAATAATAAGGAAAGCATAGAAACTAAGGACAAAGGCACAAAAGAGATTCTAAAAAAAGAAAAAGTAGCACCAAATGAGTTAGGTAGAGATAAAAAAGACTTAAAATCCCCAAAAGATAAAAAGCAAGATTCTAAGCCTAAAGATTCTAAAATCAGTGATAAAAAGGCAAAAATTGTTGAAAAAAAGGCTTTACCAAAAACACTTGATTTTGATTTAAATGCGCTTTTTAAAGATGAAGAATCTTTAGAATCTTTCGCAAAAGAGCTTGATAAAAAATTGCAAAATTTTAATGATAACTATGCAGGTAAGCTATCTACACTAAAGACTGAAGAGTTTTCTAAAGCATTGCAAACTTATGATTCACTTAGTGAAGGCTTAGGCTCTATTATGACCTATGTCTTTTTAAAATTTGCCATAGATAGTAAGAAATACGGGGCATTATATGCTGATTATGAAATGAAATGCAATGCTATGTATGCAAAGGTTATGTTTTTTGAGCTTGAGTTTGCTGACTTAGATTCTACTAAAATGAATGAATTTATAAAAGCAAATGAAAAATACGCCTTCTTCTTACAAACCATTGAAGCAAATAAAAAGTATAAGCTAAGCTTAAAAGAAGAGCAAATATTGCTGAATGTATCGCCTGTTGGCGTTGATGCTTTCTCAAGATTATTTGATGAGAGTTTTGCAAATATGCGTTTTAAAGGTGTATTAAATGATGAAGAGATAGGCGAAGAAGAGATACTAGGATTCTTACATGTAAGGAATAGAAAGCTAAGAAAACTCGCGCAAAAAAACTTTACAAAAGGTTTGCGCAAAAACTCGCATTTATTAACTTACATTTTAAATATGGTGCGTAAAGATGTCGCTATAACACAGAATCTAAGAGGCTATGAAAAGCCAGAATCTTTCCGCCATATTAGCAATCAAACGACACAAGAAAGCGTTGATAGCATGATTGATTGTGTCAATGCGAATATGAATCTCGTGCATGGATACTATCGTGTAAAATCCCAACTCTTAGGACATAAGCTTAAAGACTATGATCGCTATGCACCATTAGGACTTACTAAGGAAAACTCTAAAAAAGCGGAAGTCGAGTTTCAAGACGCCTTGTATGATACATTAGAATCTTTTTATAAATTTAGCCCAAGATTCTATGAGATTGCAAAAGAAGCTATCTTTAATGGCTGGATAGATTCTCACCCAAAACCCGCAAAAAGAGGCGGGGCGTTTAGTCATGGAAGTGTGCCAAGCGCCCACCCCTATGTTATGCTAAACTTCACAGGCAATAGACGCGATGCTTTCACAATCGCACATGAATTAGGACATGCAATCCATCAGGAACTAAGCAAGATTCAAGGCACACTCAATCACGACACACCGCTTACAACCGCAGAGACTGCTTCAGTATTTGCTGAAATGCTTTTATTTGATAGCATGAAAAAGACCTTAAAAGGCAGAGACTTGCTTGATATATATGCAGGTAAGATAGAAGATATTTTTTCAACTCTTTTTAGACAAATTGTAATGACAAATTTTGAAAGGGCAATCCATGAAAGAGAGGGAGAGCTAAAAAGTGAAGATTTTGATAGAATCTGGCTTGATGAAAATAAAAAAATGTTTGGGGATAGCGTGCATTTGACAAAAAAATACGCAAAATGGTGGAGCTATATCCCGCATTTTATCCACTCACCCTTTTATTGCTATGCCTATTCTTACGGACAGCTTTTGGTTTTAGCGCTTTTTGGACTTTATAAAAGAAGTGAAGATAAAGAAAAGTTTATACAAACCTATATAGATTTCTTAAGTGCAGGTGGGAGTAAAAGCCCAAGAGATTTAATCCTTACCTTTGGATTTGATGTCAATGAGAGTGCATTTTGGGAAATCGGTATGAATGAAGTAAAGAATCTTTTAAGTGAGTTTGAAGACTTACTTAATAACACGAGATTATAA
- the serB gene encoding phosphoserine phosphatase SerB has translation MLVVFDFDSTLMDGESIDIFAKRYKVESAVAYITREAMEGRLDFFESLLKRVALLENMPLSLVQESVEKDFHLMCGAIECVKELRKRGHIVVCFSGGFRIVTEYFKPILGLNATFSNILHHKDSKLTGRVGGDMMFADSKGNMLQNLQGVLGLTSKDCVVIGDGANDLSMFAYADTKIAFCAKDILKKSATHCIDTKDLKEVLEIID, from the coding sequence ATGCTTGTTGTTTTTGATTTTGATTCAACGCTTATGGATGGCGAGAGTATTGACATTTTTGCGAAACGATATAAGGTAGAATCTGCTGTTGCCTATATCACTAGAGAGGCTATGGAGGGCAGACTTGACTTTTTTGAAAGTCTGTTAAAACGAGTGGCACTTTTAGAGAATATGCCTTTAAGTTTGGTGCAAGAGAGTGTAGAAAAGGATTTTCATCTCATGTGCGGGGCTATTGAATGCGTAAAAGAGCTAAGAAAAAGGGGGCATATTGTTGTTTGCTTTAGTGGTGGATTTCGCATTGTTACAGAATATTTCAAGCCGATTTTGGGACTAAATGCTACTTTTAGCAATATCTTGCACCATAAAGATTCTAAGCTTACAGGAAGAGTTGGCGGGGATATGATGTTTGCAGATTCTAAGGGCAATATGTTGCAGAACTTGCAAGGTGTTTTAGGCTTAACTTCTAAAGATTGCGTGGTTATCGGTGATGGTGCAAATGACTTATCTATGTTTGCCTATGCTGATACAAAGATTGCATTCTGTGCAAAAGATATATTAAAAAAGAGTGCTACACATTGCATTGACACAAAAGATTTAAAAGAAGTGCTAGAGATTATAGACTAG
- a CDS encoding site-specific DNA-methyltransferase: MKNELLQDLENRFETLKHIRNLAQSYDEKLFCYLLEQSTYKDEFKNRFFIVRNNTYIFKLNDFLTFLDLRNLSGSFTSYTNKIGLGFKTKSFLKTNNEVVLNFAYKDGVIKGGQSKDEDKKNEIFFNEILAKDEIDVLFARKALQNFEFIGQGDLKENLNNANLLIKGNNLLALHSLKKKFANKVKLIYIDPPYNTTSDSFNYNDNFNHSTWLTFMKNRLEIARDFLRDDGVIFIQCDDNEQAYLKVLCDEIFGRENFVCNFACIVAPAGTQSSVFVAQQHNYCLAYAKNKSNLTLFNIANTEQELKEKYKEKDKYGFYYSERLWKRGQGGKKEDVPSLHFPVYYDEIKDKIYIDSEAKNVKNLIKIIPYQTKGVLGRWTWSKEKMLNEKHKLIIRKVNNEYVLHKKNYRQDDKGKLPYSVITSDIARTEIGSLEIKEIFNDKVFNYPKSEKFLKRIIEISTQENDLVMDFFAGSGTTLAVAHKMKRRFIGIEQMEYIESITKERLKKVINGEQGGISKAVDWQGGGSFIYAELMPLNAIYKERIKNINDEKTLDSIYKDLESKAFLDYRIDLDSILKDKEFKELDLQEKKEVLLDILDSNMDYVLYGDIEDKDYAISSEVIELNKIFYGDDNV, from the coding sequence ATGAAAAATGAATTATTACAAGATTTAGAAAATCGCTTTGAAACTTTAAAGCATATTAGAAATTTAGCACAAAGCTATGATGAAAAATTGTTTTGTTATCTTTTAGAGCAAAGCACATATAAAGATGAGTTTAAGAATAGATTTTTTATTGTGCGAAATAACACTTATATTTTTAAGCTTAATGACTTTTTGACCTTTTTAGACCTTAGAAATTTAAGCGGTAGCTTCACAAGTTATACAAATAAAATAGGACTAGGATTTAAAACAAAAAGCTTTTTAAAAACAAATAATGAAGTCGTGCTAAACTTTGCTTACAAAGATGGCGTGATAAAAGGCGGACAAAGTAAAGATGAGGATAAAAAGAATGAGATATTTTTCAATGAGATTCTAGCAAAAGATGAAATAGATGTGTTGTTTGCTAGAAAAGCTTTGCAAAATTTTGAGTTTATAGGGCAAGGGGATTTAAAAGAAAATCTTAACAATGCTAATCTCTTAATCAAAGGCAATAACCTTTTAGCTCTACACTCTTTAAAAAAGAAGTTTGCAAATAAAGTAAAGCTCATATACATTGACCCGCCCTATAATACAACCAGCGATAGCTTTAACTATAATGACAACTTCAATCACTCCACTTGGCTTACCTTTATGAAAAATCGCCTTGAAATTGCAAGAGATTTTCTAAGAGATGATGGCGTGATATTTATACAATGCGATGACAACGAACAGGCATATTTAAAAGTGCTATGTGATGAGATATTTGGGAGGGAGAATTTTGTTTGTAATTTTGCTTGTATAGTAGCACCAGCAGGAACACAAAGTTCCGTTTTTGTAGCACAACAACACAACTATTGTTTAGCATATGCCAAAAATAAAAGCAATTTAACTTTATTTAACATTGCAAATACCGAGCAAGAATTAAAAGAAAAATATAAAGAAAAAGATAAATATGGATTTTATTATAGCGAACGATTATGGAAGCGTGGGCAAGGTGGCAAAAAAGAAGATGTGCCATCGCTACATTTTCCTGTTTATTATGATGAGATAAAAGATAAAATTTACATTGATAGCGAAGCAAAAAATGTTAAAAATTTAATTAAAATTATTCCATATCAAACAAAAGGGGTCTTAGGGCGTTGGACTTGGAGTAAAGAAAAAATGTTAAACGAGAAACATAAGCTTATTATTAGAAAGGTTAATAACGAATATGTTTTGCATAAAAAAAATTATAGACAAGATGATAAAGGCAAATTACCTTATTCTGTTATAACAAGTGATATTGCAAGAACTGAAATAGGCTCACTTGAAATTAAAGAAATTTTTAATGATAAAGTTTTTAACTATCCAAAAAGTGAAAAGTTTTTAAAACGCATTATAGAAATATCCACACAAGAAAACGACTTAGTAATGGACTTTTTTGCTGGAAGCGGGACGACTTTAGCGGTAGCCCATAAGATGAAAAGGCGATTTATAGGGATAGAGCAAATGGAGTATATAGAATCTATCACAAAAGAGCGGCTTAAAAAGGTGATAAATGGAGAGCAAGGGGGAATTAGTAAGGCGGTAGATTGGCAAGGAGGTGGGAGCTTTATTTATGCAGAGCTTATGCCTTTAAATGCAATATATAAAGAGAGAATAAAAAATATAAATGATGAAAAAACGCTAGATTCTATTTACAAAGATTTAGAATCTAAAGCTTTTTTGGATTATCGTATAGATTTAGATAGTATTTTAAAAGATAAAGAGTTTAAAGAATTAGATTTACAAGAGAAAAAAGAAGTTTTGCTAGACATTTTAGATTCTAATATGGACTATGTGCTATATGGGGATATAGAAGATAAGGATTATGCAATATCTAGCGAAGTTATAGAACTTAATAAAATATTTTATGGTGATGATAATGTTTAA